Proteins from one Sphingopyxis terrae subsp. terrae NBRC 15098 genomic window:
- a CDS encoding long-chain-fatty-acid--CoA ligase: MIDLEAIRTLADIPAAQARARGQAVAVKYGDRETSFAELDAQSNRVANALLASGVAPGDRVSVLTKNHDAWYPLFFGTARARACLAPINCRLAAGEIGFILGDAAPKLLFVGEDFFDTALAAVAGLADKPRLVALYGAHPDFEGFDAWLGDAAATPPADAPQLADDVLQLYTSGTTGRPKGVVLANKNYRRFLEMATEVDGFAYGEDETVMIVMPLFHVAGTNVSFSGLAQGGRLVLVKDFAADDAVRMLTEERVAHAFLAPAMIQMMLQQPAAATGDYSALRSIAYGASPIAEDVLRRARTTFGCDFVQFYGMTESSGGGSYLSPAAHDLPGKLTSCGQPWPQTEMAILDGEGRPLGDGEIGEIAIRGDIVMKEYWNRAEATAETVIGGWLHTGDVGYRDADGFYFVHDRIKDMIVSGGENVYPAEVESAIMGCPGVADVAVIGVPDDKWGEAVKALIVPAPGATVEPADVIAWARERIAAYKAPKSVETIDALPRNPSGKVLRRELRAPYWEGRDRAVG, from the coding sequence ATGATCGATCTGGAGGCCATTCGGACGCTGGCCGATATTCCGGCGGCGCAGGCGCGCGCGCGTGGGCAGGCGGTCGCGGTCAAATATGGAGATCGCGAAACGAGCTTTGCCGAGCTTGATGCGCAGTCGAACCGGGTCGCGAACGCGCTGCTGGCGTCGGGGGTCGCGCCCGGCGACCGGGTTTCGGTGCTGACCAAGAACCACGACGCCTGGTATCCGCTCTTCTTCGGCACCGCGCGTGCGCGCGCCTGCCTCGCGCCGATCAACTGCCGCCTCGCCGCGGGCGAGATTGGTTTCATTTTGGGCGACGCCGCCCCGAAGCTGCTCTTCGTGGGCGAGGATTTCTTCGACACCGCGCTGGCCGCGGTCGCCGGGCTCGCCGACAAGCCGCGGTTGGTGGCGCTTTATGGCGCGCACCCGGACTTTGAAGGCTTCGACGCCTGGCTCGGCGATGCGGCCGCGACCCCGCCCGCCGACGCGCCGCAACTCGCCGACGATGTGCTGCAACTTTACACGAGCGGCACCACCGGGCGGCCCAAGGGTGTGGTGCTCGCCAACAAGAATTACCGCCGCTTCCTCGAAATGGCGACCGAGGTCGACGGCTTCGCCTATGGCGAGGACGAAACGGTCATGATCGTGATGCCGCTATTCCATGTTGCCGGGACCAATGTCAGCTTTTCGGGACTGGCGCAGGGCGGGCGGCTGGTGCTGGTCAAGGATTTCGCCGCGGACGATGCGGTGCGGATGCTGACCGAGGAACGCGTTGCGCACGCCTTCCTCGCGCCCGCGATGATCCAGATGATGCTGCAACAGCCCGCCGCAGCGACAGGCGACTATTCGGCGTTGCGGTCGATCGCTTATGGCGCCTCGCCAATCGCGGAGGATGTGCTGCGCCGCGCGCGCACGACCTTTGGCTGCGATTTCGTGCAATTCTATGGCATGACCGAAAGCTCGGGCGGCGGCTCCTACCTCTCGCCCGCCGCGCACGACCTGCCCGGCAAGCTTACCTCGTGCGGTCAGCCCTGGCCGCAGACCGAGATGGCGATTCTCGATGGCGAGGGGCGGCCGCTCGGCGACGGTGAGATCGGCGAGATCGCGATCCGCGGCGACATCGTGATGAAGGAATATTGGAACCGCGCCGAGGCGACCGCCGAAACCGTGATCGGCGGCTGGCTGCACACCGGCGACGTCGGCTATCGCGACGCCGACGGCTTTTACTTCGTCCACGACCGGATCAAGGACATGATCGTGTCGGGCGGCGAGAATGTCTATCCGGCCGAGGTCGAAAGCGCGATCATGGGCTGCCCCGGCGTCGCCGATGTTGCGGTCATCGGCGTGCCCGACGACAAATGGGGCGAGGCGGTAAAGGCGCTGATCGTCCCCGCGCCCGGCGCCACGGTCGAGCCCGCCGATGTCATCGCATGGGCGCGCGAGCGCATCGCTGCCTACAAGGCGCCGAAGAGCGTCGAGACGATCGACGCGTTGCCGCGCAACCCGTCGGGCAAGGTGCTGCGTCGCGAACTGCGCGCGCCTTATTGGGAAGGCCGCGACCGAGCCGTGGGCTAG
- a CDS encoding DUF3237 domain-containing protein produces the protein MTNENRQSALASRPLCTVEFEVGGGLIGIGASPFGDQRLGYITGGRFFGPRIKGIVLPGGGNWSRSGRLGEAASVGTFDARAVWQTDDGALIYLSYTGRSLIPDDVRAAFADPAAPYVDPARYYLRIAPVFETASPRYDWLNGLLAVGVGERTDFGVRHVIHEIL, from the coding sequence ATGACCAACGAAAATCGCCAGAGCGCGCTTGCGAGCCGTCCCTTGTGCACCGTGGAGTTCGAGGTGGGGGGCGGCCTGATCGGGATCGGCGCCTCGCCTTTCGGCGACCAGCGGCTCGGCTATATCACGGGCGGACGATTTTTCGGACCGCGAATCAAGGGCATCGTTCTGCCGGGTGGCGGCAATTGGTCGCGCAGCGGGCGGCTGGGCGAGGCGGCGTCGGTCGGCACCTTCGACGCGCGCGCGGTGTGGCAGACCGACGACGGCGCGCTCATCTACCTCAGCTATACGGGGCGCAGCCTGATCCCCGATGACGTCCGCGCTGCCTTCGCCGACCCTGCCGCGCCCTATGTCGATCCTGCGCGCTATTATCTGCGAATCGCGCCCGTGTTCGAGACCGCGAGTCCCCGATACGACTGGCTCAACGGTCTGCTCGCCGTCGGAGTCGGCGAGCGCACCGACTTCGGCGTGCGCCATGTGATCCACGAGATATTGTGA
- a CDS encoding TonB-dependent receptor, whose translation MKARHSNLLAGVATLAMLATAAPAMAQTADDGADTSAEASGSGNEIIVTAQKRAQNIQDVPISMEVVSGQRLDDFNSNDIKAVMNYTPNVFVQSTAGNDVIYIRGFGSPPANFAFDQSVSLYVDGVYAGRSRQAQAPFFDLARVEVLRGPQGALFGKNTAAGAVSVVSAGPTDQFEGKLTANYNFDFKGTDFSGYLSGPLTDTLSARLAMKVLNQQGYIRNLATDHDDPEIKQQLLRLTMKWEPSANFDYTAKVEYANRDVVGGITVSSPLTSAQDPHLTRYLDKSALGDEGTKTKSVMISGTGNIAIGDYTLTSVTGYSWFNANIVNGFDQTIPGGGGAFTNNSVYNSFPERFEQFSQEIRVLSPTGRTFDFIVGAYYDHGKYRLDQLQGFNIANLFGSPYFGRIDSRFNQTSDSWSLFGQGTLNLADTFRVIGSLRYSHTSKDADFASRLVYGPFAIRPISSAVGSLSEGNVDPSVTVQFDVAPRIMLYATYGRGSKSGGFVSNTLGTTNATFAFKPERSTNYEAGVKSTLFDGKVVANVSVYDTQFKNLQVSVYQPATSSYLTGNAASATSKGIEGSLALYLSPNLDITASGAYQDIKYDDYPGAACLASQPSTCTPATNNLAGYRLAYTSKWTGNVSAHGRVPLGDDLKLDITGVAAGRSKYFDSDNQSPIFGIQKGYVKLDLRVQLSDADERWFLAFVGKNLTNELTTGSAFNLPAPITAVPRAILYLEPPRNLSIEAGFKF comes from the coding sequence ATGAAGGCTCGACATTCGAATCTGCTCGCTGGCGTCGCGACGCTTGCGATGCTGGCTACCGCCGCGCCGGCGATGGCGCAGACTGCCGACGATGGCGCCGATACGTCCGCGGAAGCAAGCGGCAGCGGCAATGAAATCATCGTGACGGCGCAAAAGCGCGCCCAGAACATCCAGGATGTTCCGATCTCGATGGAGGTCGTCAGCGGCCAGCGGCTCGACGATTTCAACTCGAACGACATCAAGGCGGTGATGAATTACACGCCGAACGTCTTCGTCCAGTCGACCGCGGGCAACGACGTGATCTACATTCGCGGCTTCGGCTCGCCGCCGGCGAACTTCGCCTTCGACCAGTCGGTCTCGCTCTATGTCGACGGCGTCTACGCCGGCCGGTCGCGTCAGGCGCAGGCACCCTTCTTCGACCTCGCGCGCGTCGAGGTGCTGCGCGGTCCGCAGGGCGCCCTGTTCGGCAAGAACACCGCGGCCGGCGCGGTCAGCGTCGTGTCGGCGGGGCCGACCGACCAGTTCGAAGGCAAGCTGACCGCCAATTATAACTTCGATTTCAAGGGCACCGACTTTTCGGGCTATCTGTCGGGGCCGCTGACCGACACGCTGAGCGCGCGCCTCGCGATGAAGGTGCTCAACCAGCAGGGCTATATCCGCAACCTCGCGACCGACCATGACGATCCGGAGATCAAGCAGCAGCTTCTCCGCCTGACGATGAAATGGGAACCGTCGGCCAATTTCGATTACACCGCGAAGGTCGAATATGCGAACCGCGATGTCGTGGGCGGCATTACCGTGTCGAGCCCGCTGACCAGCGCGCAGGATCCGCACCTTACCCGCTATCTCGACAAGTCGGCGCTCGGCGATGAAGGGACCAAGACCAAATCGGTCATGATATCGGGCACCGGCAACATCGCGATAGGCGACTATACGCTGACGTCGGTGACCGGTTACAGCTGGTTCAACGCCAATATCGTCAACGGCTTCGATCAGACGATTCCGGGCGGCGGCGGCGCGTTTACCAACAATTCGGTATACAACAGCTTCCCCGAACGCTTCGAGCAATTCTCCCAGGAAATTCGCGTGTTGTCGCCGACCGGCCGCACCTTCGATTTCATCGTCGGCGCTTATTACGACCATGGCAAATACCGGCTCGACCAGCTGCAGGGCTTCAATATCGCCAACCTGTTCGGTTCGCCCTATTTCGGCCGCATCGACAGCCGCTTCAACCAGACGTCGGACAGCTGGTCGCTCTTCGGACAGGGTACGCTGAACCTGGCCGACACCTTCCGCGTGATCGGCAGCCTGCGTTACAGCCACACGAGCAAGGACGCCGATTTCGCCTCGCGGCTGGTCTATGGCCCGTTTGCGATCCGTCCGATCTCCAGCGCGGTCGGTTCGCTCAGCGAAGGCAATGTCGATCCGTCGGTGACGGTGCAGTTCGACGTCGCACCGCGCATCATGCTCTACGCGACCTATGGCCGCGGGTCGAAGTCGGGCGGCTTCGTGTCGAATACCCTCGGCACGACGAACGCGACCTTCGCGTTCAAGCCCGAGCGTTCGACCAACTATGAAGCGGGCGTCAAATCGACGCTGTTCGACGGCAAGGTCGTCGCCAACGTCTCGGTCTATGACACCCAGTTCAAGAATCTGCAGGTTTCGGTCTATCAGCCGGCAACCTCCAGCTATCTGACCGGCAACGCCGCGAGCGCGACGTCGAAGGGCATCGAAGGATCGTTGGCGCTCTATCTGTCGCCCAACCTCGATATCACCGCATCGGGTGCCTATCAGGACATAAAATATGATGATTATCCGGGGGCTGCCTGCCTTGCGTCGCAGCCGAGCACCTGCACGCCGGCGACCAACAATCTTGCCGGCTATCGTCTCGCCTACACGTCAAAATGGACCGGCAATGTCTCGGCGCATGGCCGCGTGCCGCTGGGCGATGATCTGAAGCTCGACATCACGGGCGTCGCGGCGGGCCGCTCGAAATATTTCGACTCGGACAATCAGAGCCCGATTTTCGGCATCCAGAAAGGCTATGTGAAGCTCGACCTGCGCGTGCAGCTTTCGGATGCGGACGAGCGCTGGTTCCTGGCCTTCGTCGGCAAGAATCTGACCAACGAGCTGACGACGGGCAGCGCGTTCAACCTGCCGGCGCCGATCACCGCGGTTCCGCGCGCGATTCTCTATCTCGAACCGCCGCGCAACCTGTCGATCGAAGCCGGCTTCAAATTCTAG